GCCCCAGAACGTGAAGAACAGGTGCGTCTCCACACCTTCGCCGAGCGCGGCGTTGGCCAGGATCAGGCCTGGGTACGCCATGTCCAGGTTGCCCTTCGAGCAGATGATGGCCAGCTTGCGGCCCTGCGTCGCCTCGTCGCCGAAATCGGGGACGGTCAGTGGTGCCGTGGTAGTCATACCGGTGCCTCTCTCACACGCAACCGCGTGGCTTCGGCAGGCCGGCGACGTACGCCATCTTCTTGGCCGGTTTGCCGGGGAACAGGACGAACAACTCCTTGACCGGGATCCCGGCCAGCGTCGACACCCGGCGCAACGTGGCGGTCTCGCCGTGCGTCAGGTAGTCGGCGCGCAGGAACCGGATCGCCTTCCAGTGCTCGTCGGTGAGCTCGATGCCGATCCGCGCCGCGAGCTCGACCGCGAGCTCCTCGGACCATTCACCGTACTGCGTCATGAAACCCTCGGAATCGACCTGAACGGTCGTCATGGCCGGACCTCCTCCTTCGGTCGGTACTTGCCTTTCATCGACATCGCCGTCGGCACCGGCAACCTGCGGCCCGGAAGCAGCAGGTTCCAGTAGATCCAGCGGAACGCGACCTTGCCCCAGTGGTTCGCCTTTGTCGGCCGGAGCAGCGACAGCGGTCCCAGCCAGGACAGCGGGAACCGCCCGGGCAGTGGCTCGGTGTCGTAGTTGAAGTCGATCAGCAGCCCTTTTCCGTCACCGGTCTCGACGAAGCAGTTCGCATGCCCGTCGAACCGATGCGTCATCGCCACACCGTCGACGTACTGCAGGAAGTTCTCGACGAAGACCTCGCTCGAGAAGTGCGCCACCGAACCCGCCTTCGACGTCGGCAGATCGTTGGCGTCACCAATCGCAAAGACGTCCGGGTACGCCGTCGACTGCAGCGTGTGCTTGTCCACGGCAACGTAGTTCAGCTCGTCGCCAAGGCCGGACGCCGCGATGAAGCCGGCGCCCATGTTCAGCGGGACGGTGACCAGCAGGTCGTACCCGATCTCGCGCTCGTCGTAGCTGACCAGCGTCTTGCGTTCGGCGTCCACCCGCTCCACCAGGAAGTCGGTCTCGACCGCGATCTTGCGCTCGTCGAGCAGCCGGCCAAGGTACCGCGACGCGATCGGTTTGGTGAACGCGCCGTCCAGTGGCGTCACGTACACGAGCTCGACCTGGTCCCGCATCTCGCGCCGCCGGAAGAACGCCTCCGCGAGGAAGGTGAACTCCAAGGGCGCGACCGGGCACTTGATCGGCTGGTCGACCACCTGGACGACCACCCGGCCGCCGGTGAATCCCTGCAGGGCGTCGCGCAGCGCGAAGGCACCGTCGTAGGTGTAGAAGTCGTGGATGCTGCGATGCCATTCGGGTCCGAGCATGCCCGGCGTCTGATCCGGCCGCGGACTCGTACCGGTCGCGATCACCAGGTAGTCGTAGCGGAGCAATTCCCCATCCGTGAGCCGGACGTGCTTGGCGACCGGGTCGACTCGCTCGATGTCGCCGTTCACCAACCGGATCCCGTCCCGCAGCAGCCGGCGGCGCGGCCGCAGCAGATCCTCGCGCCCGCCGAACGGAACGAACAGCAGACCCGGCTGGTACAGATGCTCACCGTCGCGGTCGATGACCGTGATCCGCCACTCCCCCGCCGGCAACCGGCGCCGCAACTTGTTGGCCACCATCGTCCCGGCCGTGCCACCGCCAAGGATCACCAACCGCTTCATCTTCAAGTCCTTTCGCGGATCCGGCCCGGTCAGGTACGCCTGGCCGGGCCGGATGTGAATCAGTCGGTACGTTCGATCGGGATCGTGCGCGTCTCGGCGGGCTGCGCCGAGATCGGCACGGTCACCTCGAGGATCCCGGCCGTGTACTTCGCAACGACCGCCTGCTCGTCCGCTCCGTCCGGCAGCAACACCCGACGGGTGAGGGCGCCGTAGTGGAACTCCGAACGAGCACCGTCGTGCTCTTCCTGCTGACGAGTCGCGGAGATGGTCAGCATCCCGTTCGCGATCTCGACCTTGATGTCGTTGGCCGGGTCCAGGCCGGGCAGCTCGGCCCGCACGACGTACTTGCCGTCGGCGGCGAACTCCTCGATCCGGACACCGCGCAACGAACCGGGCAGCATGGCCGGCGTGGTGAACAGGCTCGGCAGGCCCTCGGCCCAGTCGAACAGGTCCGCGAACTGCCGCCGACCGTCCCGGTGCTGCAACGTGGTCGCCATCGTGACTCCTTCCTGTCGCTTCCTTCCACCTCCAGCTCAGCTCGCCGGACGCGACGGCAGCAGGGCCCTCCGCACCGAAATCCGCCGGACTTTCGGCCCTGCCCGCGGGCCGCCGGAGCGGCGGTTCGGCCGGTCAACGGTGGACGTGTACGGGCCGGTGCGTGACTGCCTCGATGTCGGAGGCGGCCGCGTGCAGCAGCTTGTGGGCCAGATCCGACAGTGCGCGGGCCACCGCCAACTCGTCGCCGACCTCAGGGATCTCGGTGTCCTCGGGACTCCGGTGGGCCACGCCGCGCCCGATCAGGTGGGTCTTGTCGTTCGTGTGCAGGCGAGCTTCCGCGTGCGTGGTCCGATCGTCGTCGTGCTCGTCGACGTAGATGTCGACGCGCCACCGCCTGCTCGTGATCGTGGTGGTCATGGTCCTGTCCTTCCGCCCGGAGATTTCCCCTGTCGCGGCCATCGTCGGAAATCCACCGCCCGCCGGACAGGGCCGTCCGGTCCAACCGGCGCGGGAACTTCTGCCCTGCTTCCTGGGGTACCCGAGCACGATCCACCGGCTCGAAGCCGCCCAGCTCGGCGTCGCGGACGATGCTCGCCCGGTCCGCCGCGACCTCGTGACGCGGCCCGGACAAGGCGTCGTCCTGGCTGTCGTCGGCGGCGCGCTTGCTCAACTCCACGACCCGTCCCGCGCACAGCGTGGCGTCGGACCCGGCCTGAGCTGTCACCAGCACGGCGGCACCACCCGCGGCCGCTTCGTGCAGCAGAGCCGGCAGCACCTGGCGGGCGGCATCGTCCAGCTCGGTCATCGGGTCGTCCAGGACGACCAGCTCGGGCTCGTGCATCAACGCCTGGACGATGCCGAGCCGCCGCAGCTGACCGTGGCTCAGGACGCTCATCGGGCGATCGAGTTCCAGTCCCAGCCGGCCGGCAAGCTGGTGCGCGTGCGCCGTACCGCAGCCACGCACCGCCGCGCAGATGTCCAGGACGTCGCGGGAGGTCAACGACCCCATCGTCTCCAGATCCTTGACCAGGTAGCCGATCCGCCCTTTCAGGTCGGCCGTGACGGGGTCGGTGCCGAGCACCTGGACCGATCCGGCGACCGCCAGTTCGCCGACGACCGCCCGGCTGACGGTGCTCTTGCCGACGCCGTTCGGGCCCGTCAGGACGACGACTTCGCCGTACCGCACGACCAGGTCAGTGAACCGCGCGCCGTACACCGACACCGCTGCCAGCCGTACTGCGTTGTCCGACCGCTCCACCGTGTCCATCACAAGCCTCCCCATCGCTTGCTTCGAGTCTCTCCGGCGGGCTGTGAGCCGGGCCACAGCCATCCGGCCCGACTCCTTCGGACCCAAGCCCCCGCGCGGCACAGCCGGATGGACCGTCCGGTCAGGGTCCTTCAGCACCCCGGCAGAACTCTCGTCGCGAGGTGTCTGGGCGACCCGCGCGGCGTCAGCGGGTCAGGTCGCGACGGGTGAACCGGACGACGGCCGCCACCCCCGCGACCACGGGGATGGCGGCCAGTACGACGAGATCGCCTCCTGCTGCCGTGCCGCCCAGCAGGTCGACCGGCCGGAAGTAGTGGAACGGTGAGGCGAAACGCAGGCCGCTGATCCCGTCGATGAGCAGCGCGATGAAGTTCAGGAAGAACCAGCCGACCACGATGCCGACCGTGATCCCGATCGCCCGGCCGCGCAGACTGGACGCGGCCGAGACCAGCAGGCCGACCATCGCGACGCCGGCGAACAGCAACCACGAACCCGCGAACGCCCGCAGCACCGCGGCCATCGGCAAGGACGACACCCCGGTGATCGTCTGCCGGGCGACCAGGACGGCGGCCAGCCCGCCCGCCTCCGCGGCGGTCACGGCCACGATCGAGGCGGCGGCTTTCGCGGCCAGGAAGCGCACCCGCCCGACCGGCCGGGTAAGCACCAGGTCGATGGTGCCCCGCTCGATCTCGGTGGCGACCGAACCGGCCGCGACCAGCAGCGCCGACGAGGTCAGCAAGGCGAGGACGACCGGGTGGGTCATCCCGAGACTCAGCCATCCGCCGGGATGGAAGAAGTCGGCCGAGCCACCGAGGAACGCGGTCATCGCCTTCGGCGGGGACTGCAGGAACGGCACGCTCGGCGCGTCCTTGGTGAACGACGACGAGGCGAAGAGGACCAGGTAGAAGAACACTCCGGCACCGAGGCTCAGGACACCGATGGTCCGGCGTACCTGCCGAAGTGTCTGCCGGAACACCACCAGACTCATCGCGCGTCTCCGTAGATCTCGAAGAACATCCTGGCGAGATGTTCCGGCTCGCAGCTGAACTCCTGGACGGCGAACGTGCCGAGCCGCCGCATCAACGGCTCCATGTCCCCGCGGAACTCGAAGCGGTACGACCAGCCGTCCCCCTCCAGCGCCGAGACGCCCGCGATCGCGAGCTCTCCGGCGGGAACCGGCTTCTTCAGCACCAGCGTGCACCGGCGGACCCGTTCACCGGTCAGATCGGCCGTCGCCCGGGTCACGACGATCCGGCCGGCCTTGACCACCGCGACCCGCTCGGTCGTCTGCTCCACCTCGGACAGGATGTGCGAGGACAGGAAGATGGTGCCGCCGGCCCGCCGATGCTCGTCCAGCAGCCCCGCGAACCGCTCCTTCATCACCGGGTCGAGGCCCTCGGTCGGCTCGTCGAGCACCAGCACCCGCGGCTCGTGCTGGAACGCCTGTACCAGGCCGATCTTCTGCCGCATGCCTCGCGAGTACAGCCTGACCTGGCGCCGCAGATCGATCGACGACAGTTCCAGCCGGTCACACAGCTCCTGCCGGCGTACCGGCGGACGCCCTTGCAGGTCGCCGAGGTACTCAAGACACTCGATGCCGGTCAGCTGCGGCCACAGACCGAACTCTCCCGGCAGATGGCCGACGTCCGCCAGTACCTCGCTGAGATCGGTGGCCACATCCCGGCCGAGTACCCGAATCGTTCCGGCCGTCGGCCGCACCAGGCCGAGCATGCTCCGGATCGTGGTCGTCTTCCCGGCGCCGTTCGGGCCGACGTACCCGAAGGCCTCTCCCTCCGGCACCGTGAAGGACACACCGTCGACCGCCACCTTGTCGCCGTACCGTTTGACCAGCCCGGTCACCTCGATCGCTGCGCCCACCGGCCACCTCCGCCCCTGTCGGCAGCCATCGGCTTCCTGCTGCGCCGCGGCCGCGCGTGTCTCGGCCCTGCTATGTCGACGGAACCGCCGGCCGGACCGTCCCGACAGAGGCCGATTCCCCGATTCCGGTGGTCCGTTGGTCCCGCGGGCCGGGACTCTTGACCCCGGTGCAAGGTGCCGGTCCCGCGGCGAGCCTGGAGGAGAGCGAAGGAGTCAGCCATGATCAGAGCGCAGGACACGCCATGAGTACGCTCACGTTCCTCGGCGCGGCCGGGACGGTGACCGGCAGCAAGTTCCTGCTCGAACACGACCGGCAGCGGATCCTGCTCGACTGCGGCATGTTCCAGGGCGAGGCCCAGTGGCGCCGGCGGAACTGGGATCCGTTCCCGATCGACCCGGCGACGCTCGACGCCGTCGTCCTCACGCATGCGCACCTGGACCATTGCGGCTACCTGCCGAGCCTGGTCCGGCAGGGCTTCCACGGCCCGGTGATCTGCACCCCTGGTACGGCCGGGGTGGCGGCGATCGTGCTCCGCGACGCCGCCCATCTCCAAATGGAGGACGCCCAGCACGCTCGCGCCGGCGGCTACTCCCGGCACGATCCACCGCGGCCGCTGTTCGACACCGAAGACGCGGAGATGGCGATCCGGCTCTTCCGCCCCACCGACGGCCGCGTCGAGCTCGGCCCGGCCGCGGTGACGCTGCACCGGGCCGGCCACATCCTCGGCTCCGCGTTCGCCGAACTCGAACTCGCCGGACGGCGGCTCCTGGTCAGCGGCGATCTCGGCCGCCAACGGCACCCCTTGCTCCGCCCGCCGGAGACTCCCCCGGCCGTCGACACGGTGCTGATCGAATCCACTTACGGCGACCGCCGCCACCAACCGCTCGACCACGCCCAGCTAGCCCGGCTGATCAGCACCACCGCGGCCCGCGGCGGCGTCGTCCTGATGCCGGCATTCGCGATCGACCGGACCACCGTCCTGCTGCACGAACTGGCCGGCCTGATGCGAGCCGGCCTGATTCCGCACCTGCCGGTGTATGTGAACAGCCCGATGGCGCTGGCCGCCCTCAACGTCTACCGCGCCGCCGTCACGAACAAGTCACCCGAGCTCCGCCCCGAGATCCTCGGCGGCCCGGACCCCTTCGACCCCGGCACCCTCCGGCTGGTCCACTCCGTCGAGGAGTCGATGCGGATCAGCGATCCCGGCCGCCCGTCCATCGTCATCTCCGCGTCCGGCATGGCCACCGGCGGCCGCGTCCTGTACCACCTGGCGCGACTGCTGCCCGGCAAACGCAACACGGTCGTCCTGCCCGGCTTCCAGGTGCCCGGAACCCGCGGGCGCGCACTGCTGGACGGCGCTCGCACGGTCAAGATCCACGGCCGCTACGTCCCGGTCCGCGCCCAGATCACCGGTCTGTCCGAGTTCTCCGCACACGCCGACGCCGACGAACTGATCGGCTGGCTGTCCGCCGCGCCCGAGGCGCCGGAGACGGTGTACGTCGTGCACGGCGAGGACCACGCCCGCGCCGAACTCGCCCGCCGGATCCAGGACGAGCTCGACTGGACCGCCGTCACCCCGGCCCACCTCGAGCGGGTGCGGCTCTGATCCTGGCCTGTCTGATACCGGCCTGGGTGATTCCGGCCTGGGTGATCTGGTACGGGTGATCTGGTCCGGCCGTCGAAGGTCCCGCTGGGCCGGGCCGTTCGGCACTGCTCCAGGCACAGTACGGCCTGATGTGCTTGGTACGACTCGAAGGAGGCTGCGATGTCGAAGAAGGTACTCGTGGCGTACGCCAGCAAGATGGGCGCGACCGCCGGCATCGCCGAGGCGGTCGGGGCCGAGCTCCGGGCGCATGGGCACGACGTCGAGGTACTCGATGTCGCACTGGTCAAGGACGTCACGCCGTACGACGCCGTCGTCCTGGGCAGCGCGATCTACCTTCGGCGCTGGCGCCGCGAAGCCGTCCGGTTCCTCAGCCACAACGTCGAGGGGCTGCGGCACCGCCAGGTCTGGCTCTTCCACAGCGGACCGGTCGGCCCCGACAAGGACCAGGACCAGGTGATGCCACCGGCCGTCCGCCACCTCGCCCACGAGATCGGGGCCACCCCGGCCGTCACCTTCGCCGGCCGCCTCGAACCGGCGACCGCCACCGGCTTTCTGGCCCGCCGCCTGGCCTCCGGCAACCTGGCCGGCGACTTCCGCGACTGGGACCGGGTCCGCCGCTGGTCGGCCGACATCAGCGCCGCGATCGAAGCCACCCAGCGCAGCTCCTGGCACCGTCCGCCCGACGTGGCACCCAAACGCACCGGCAAGCACCCCGCCGGCCACTTCCTCGGCTGAGCCCGGTCGAACCCGCGTACGTCCCGCCCTGGCCCGACCGCCGCGCCGGCCCGGACGCGCCGGGCGGCTGCCGCGCGGTCAGGCGAGGGCGAGGAAGAGCTTTTCCAGCTTGGCGGTGTCGACGTCACTGTTCTCGTCGGTGAGGCAGCGTTGCAGGCCGGTGCTGACGATCGCGTACCCGGATCGCGAGAGCGCCTTGTTCACCGCCGCCAGCTGGGTCAGCACCGACTCACAGTCCGCGCCCTCCTCCAGCATCCGGATCACGCTGCCGAGATGCCCGTGCGCGCGCTTCATCCGAGTGACGATCGGCTTGATCTCGTCCGGCTCGAAGTCCATCGAAACCCTTCCCGTTCCGTCCGTCGCGGCGTCCGGCCGGGCGCCACCGGCCGCCATTCTATATCCCCCTGGGGGGATCTGTTAGCATCGTCTAGAACCCCCCAGGGGGATGCACCGCAGCCCAGCCAGTGAGGACACGATGCCCGGCCAGCACAGCCAGCCCGCGACCAGCCTGATCGTCCGGACCGTCGAGACGCCGTCGCTCGGCGACCGCAGCTACCTCGTCCACGACGGCGAAGTCGCGTTCGTCATCGATCCGCAGCGCGACATCGACAGGATGCTGGCGCTGCTGCGGGTCGAGGAGGTCCGGCTGACCCACATCTTCGAGACTCACATCCACAACGACTACGTGACGGGCGGACTGGCGCTGGCCGAGGCGACCGGGGCCACCTACCTGGTCAACGCCGACGACGAAGTCGCCTTCGAACGCACCCCGCTGCGCGGCGGCGACGTCGTCCGGATCGGCGACCGGATGCAGGTCCGCGCCATCCACACCCCCGGTCACACCTTCACGCACCTGTCCTACGCCCTCACCGACAACGACCAGCCCATCGCGGTCTTCACCGGTGGTTCCCTGCTGTACGGCGCAACCGGCCGGCCCGATCTTCTCGGCCCGGACCACACCGACGCGCTCGTACGCCACCAGCATGCCTCCGCCCAGGAGCTCGCCCGGACGCTGCCCGACGAGACCAGGATCTTCCCTACCCATGGATTCGGCTCGTTCTGCTCGGCAACCCAGTCCGAGGCCACCGAATCGACCATCGGGCAGGAGAAGCTCGGCAACCCGGCCCTGACTCAGGACGAAGCCGACTACGTCCACGATCTGCTCGCCGGCCTCGGCGCCTGGCCCGCGTACTACGCGCACATGGCCGCCGCCAACTCCGCGGGCCCGGATGCACCGGATCTCGCGCTACCGGAGCGCGCCGATGCCGCCGAGCTCCGGCGCCGGATCGAGGCCGGCGAATGGGTCGTCGACCTGCGGACCCGCACCGCCTTCGCGGCCGGCCACGCACCCGGCACCCTCAACTTCGGCCTCGACGGCGCGTTCGCGACGTACCTCGGCTGGCTCATCACCTGGGGCACCCCTCTGACGCTGCTCGGCGAGACCGCCGCCGACGTCACCCAGGCACAGCGCGAACTGGTCCGGATCGGCATCGACCGGCCCGCGGCGCACGCCACCGGCGACCCCGGGCAGTGGAGTGCCGGCGCTCCGGTTTCCTATCCGGCCGCCACCTTCGCCGACCTGGAGCTCGTCCGGCACCATCGCGACGTCGTGGTTCTCGACGTCCGCCGGGCCGAGGAACACCGCACCGCCCGGATCGTGGGTGCGGTCAACATTCCGGTGCATGAGCTGCCGCGCCGCCTCGGCGACGTACCGCCTGGCGAGGTGTGGGTGCACTGCGCCGCCGGGTACCGCGCCTCGATCGCCGCCTCGCTGCTGCACGCGGCCGGACGCACCCTTGTTGCCGTCGACGACCAGTTCGAGAACGCCGCAAAGGCGGGCCTTCAGCTGGTAGCCGGAGAACTCTGACCGGCGTACACCCCAACCCCAGAAGGAGAATCTCTATGTGCCGACCCGTCACCTGCAAGACCTGCTCCAAGACCACCTGGGCCGGTTGCGGCCAGCACGTCGGACAGGTCAAGGCGATGGTTCCTGCCGATCAGTGGTGCCCCGGCCACCCGAAGGCCGAGCGCCAAGGCAGCTGGCTCGACCGCCTCCGCGGACGGTGACCGCCACCGCCCGCGGAGCGCGCCCGTTGTTCGTCAGGTTTGGTGGCGGTAGTAGTTGCGCCAGATCAGGCGATGCACGGGCACCCAGCGCGGGATCGACCGTACGCCGGGGATGAACGGCACCAGGATCAGACCTAGGGTCAGGACCATCATCAACGCCCAGACCTGGGCGTCGGCGTTGTCGGAGGTCGAGAACGGCTTCACCTGGTACCAGAACGTGTACAGCCACATCCACGGCTGGCCGGGGTAGTTGCCGGTCTCGTTCATCATTCCCCACTGGTCGCCACCGAGGTTCCGGGCGCGGGCCTGGTCCTCCAGGTACGCGCCGTCGGACAGCAGCAACAGCCCACGGGTCGCATCGCCCTTGTAGAAGTTGCCGCTGGCATCCAACGCGCCCTCGAGCCCGCCGGCTCGCGCGAGCTGAAGGAACTTCGCGGCAAGCACCGGAACCGGACCGAACCCGGCGGACGGTTTCACCGCGGCGGGATTGCCGTCGGGCGCGGCGGTGAGCGCGTTGGCGTACGCGGTCGCCCACTTCGTCTGCTGATCGCCCGCCGCCGAACTCCAGGTGCTGACCGCGCCGGCAAGAGCGGCATCACCCTCGACCGCGCGCAGCGGTGTGATGACCAGGTCCTGCGCGGAGTCGACCGGGATCCGTACGCCGGCCCACTTCTGCAAGGCGATCGGTCCCAGCGCCTGCCCGGTCGCCGCGTTGTTGTACGGCGGCCCGTACCCGGCGCTGGTGGTCGTACCGGCGAGCTCACCGGCCGCTGTCGCCACCACGTCGTTCGGAGCCTTCTTGGCCCAGTCGGACAGCGTGATGGACTTCTCGTCCGGTGACGAGAACACCGCCGCCAGCACGGTCGTGAGAACAGCCACCACGATCAGGGCGACAACGAACTCCTTGACCAGGTCGTACGGCCGGGTCGGGAAGGTGTGGGCGTCCGGCGTACGCCGGCGGCGCGTGGTCGTCGCGGTCATGACGCACTCCCAGGGTCGTCGTGGGACGGGCCGTCGTGGGGCGCGTCCGCGTCGATCGGCGGTACGACCCCATGGCGGCGGACCAGGACGATGTGCAGCACCACCAGGACGCCGACCGCGGCCGGCAGCAGGGCGATGTGCCACATCAGCATCTGCCCCGGATCGAGGACGTTGAACCAGGCGCCGATGCCGACCGCGTTGAGCCCGTCCTTGGCCTGCGAACCGATCCATTGCGAGTCGAAGTTGGACTGCGACAGGTAGCCCGTGAACGCCGTTCCGATCGAACCGAGGAACGCGACCACCCCGGTCATCCAGGTCAGCGCGCGCCGGCCCCGCCACGCGGCCATGAAGAACTTGCCCCAGAGGTGAATGACCATGAACGCGAAGAAGAGCTCCACGCTCCACAGGTGCAACGAGTTCACGAAGTGCCCGGTCGAGGAGGTGTGCCACCAGGTCGCGCCACCGAGCGCGAGCACGGCGCCGGAGGCCAGCACCACCAGGAGCGCGGCCAAGGTCAGTACCCCGAAGACGTAGATCCAGGAACTCACGTACGCCGGTTGACGATCCGGGAGCAACTGTCCGGCCGGCACGGTCCGGCCGAGCCGCGTACGCAGCGCGGCTGTCCAGTTACTCTTCGCCGGATCGCTGTGTTCACCGGACGCCACGCGGCTGACGAAGGACGTCATGATTCGTCCTCACCCTCGTCGCCGGAGTGCGAACCCGGGAACGGGACGACGATCGCGAGGACGAACACCACGACCATCGCCACGATGATCACCAGGTTGGTCACCGAGATCTGAACAACTCCCCAGTGAATGTAACGGCCGGCCATCACGCCACCTCCGAACAGCTGATTTTCTCTCACCATCCGCACCGGCGCCGGGCCCGAACAGGGCCGTTCGGCCCGGCTCGGCAGGGCCAATGCCGAATTCGGCTGCCCGCTACTCGCTCCTGATGAACCTGGCCGGATCGCCGCCCGCGCTCGCCGCGGACGACAGCCACGCATCCAGGCCCGCTGGGTCCCGGCGGCCCAGCTCGTCCAGGCAGCGCTGGCGCTCCATCACGATCCGGAGGCGCTGGTTGTCGGTCTTCGCGTGGCGCAGTGCTTCGTAGCTGTCGCGCCATTGCCGGCAGAGCTCCGCGGTACTGCGATTCGGGACGTGGCGGCGCCGAACCTCCGGACCGAATCCCAGTCGCGCCGCGCTCCATTGCACGACCTGCGGCGAGCCGGCAGCCAGCAGTACGACCAGCCACACGATCGCCGGGCCGATCGCCACGGCGAGACTGACGACCAGCGTGGTCACCCCGGACACCGAGGTCACCGCGGTGACGACCTGCCGACGTGTCCAGCGTCGGCTGATCGCACCCTCGCCGTCGCCACTGCCGTACATGCTCGCGGCCGTCGTACCGGCCACGACGGCGATCAGAATCGCCAGCACCAAGGTTTCCGCGGGCAGCAAGAGGGCCGCGGCGATCACGGCGAAGACCAAGAACGCCCCGCAAGACACCCGCCAGACAGCTCGATAGACCGCCAATTGCGCGCCCAACGCCCCCGCACCATCGACTGCGCTCATCGCCGTGCCTCCGTGATCCAGGCTCGTCCCCTCCCTCCACTTTCGGCGGCAGACCCCGTCCCGGCCAGGGCCGAAAGTCCTGGCTCCGGGTCAGGACCTTCGGCTCTGGGGACGGATGCCGGGGTGCGGCAGGCTGGATCGGACGAAGGAGGTACCGAGATGACGACCACCACCGGCGGGCCGGTGACACTTCGCTCCTTCCCGGAGTTCGGGTGTTACCCCACGCATCATTGCGTGACCGGATCGCTGAAGCATGTGTACGGGTTCCACGGCTACCAGATCAGTGAGGAACTCCTGCTCGGCCTCGGCGCGGGGCTCGGGTTCGCGTACTTCCACTTCAAGGGCGGCGATCCCTTCTACGGCGGCCGCGCCAACAACGCGAGCCCGAAGAACGAGGGCTTGGAGAAGACCGTGGGCCGCCGTACGGGCGTCGCCGTCGCAGCGCACGTCACGACCAGTTCCCGGGTCGCACAGCAGGGACTCCGGCAGCTCCTGCTCGCCGGTGAGCCGGTACTGGTGTACGTCGACATGGGTCTGCTGCCGTACTTCGGTCTGCCGCCCGGCTACCACTTCGGTGGACACGTCGTCGTCGTGGCCGGCTACGAACCCCGGACCGAACAGGTCCTGATCGCGGATCGTGACGAAGAACTTCACCCGGTCGACTGGGACGTCCTGGAACAAGCCCGCGGCTCGGCCTGCCGGCCGTTCCCGCCGCGGCACACCTGGTACACCTTCGACTTCGGCAAGGCCCGCGACCCGCGTCCGGAAGACGTCCGGGCCGCGATCGCCGAGGTGTGCGACGGCATGCTCGACCCACCGATCGCCAATCTCGGTGTGCCCGGGATCCGGAAGGCGGCCGAACAGACGCTGCGGTGGCCGGAGGCGCTCGGCACGGCCGCGCTCCGCCGTACCTGCTTCACCACCGCGCTGATGATCGACGCTCGCGGCGGCACCGGCGGCGGCATCTTCCGTTACCTGTACGCGCGCTTCCTGGACGAAGCCGCGATCATCACCGGCGACGTGCACCTGGCCGAACTCGGCTACGAGCTGACCGCGATCGGCGACCGGTGGGAGGACGTCGCCGCCACCTTCGCCGCGGCCG
The genomic region above belongs to Kribbella solani and contains:
- a CDS encoding MBL fold metallo-hydrolase, giving the protein MPGQHSQPATSLIVRTVETPSLGDRSYLVHDGEVAFVIDPQRDIDRMLALLRVEEVRLTHIFETHIHNDYVTGGLALAEATGATYLVNADDEVAFERTPLRGGDVVRIGDRMQVRAIHTPGHTFTHLSYALTDNDQPIAVFTGGSLLYGATGRPDLLGPDHTDALVRHQHASAQELARTLPDETRIFPTHGFGSFCSATQSEATESTIGQEKLGNPALTQDEADYVHDLLAGLGAWPAYYAHMAAANSAGPDAPDLALPERADAAELRRRIEAGEWVVDLRTRTAFAAGHAPGTLNFGLDGAFATYLGWLITWGTPLTLLGETAADVTQAQRELVRIGIDRPAAHATGDPGQWSAGAPVSYPAATFADLELVRHHRDVVVLDVRRAEEHRTARIVGAVNIPVHELPRRLGDVPPGEVWVHCAAGYRASIAASLLHAAGRTLVAVDDQFENAAKAGLQLVAGEL
- a CDS encoding cytochrome b N-terminal domain-containing protein codes for the protein MTSFVSRVASGEHSDPAKSNWTAALRTRLGRTVPAGQLLPDRQPAYVSSWIYVFGVLTLAALLVVLASGAVLALGGATWWHTSSTGHFVNSLHLWSVELFFAFMVIHLWGKFFMAAWRGRRALTWMTGVVAFLGSIGTAFTGYLSQSNFDSQWIGSQAKDGLNAVGIGAWFNVLDPGQMLMWHIALLPAAVGVLVVLHIVLVRRHGVVPPIDADAPHDGPSHDDPGSAS
- a CDS encoding BtrH N-terminal domain-containing protein — protein: MTTTTGGPVTLRSFPEFGCYPTHHCVTGSLKHVYGFHGYQISEELLLGLGAGLGFAYFHFKGGDPFYGGRANNASPKNEGLEKTVGRRTGVAVAAHVTTSSRVAQQGLRQLLLAGEPVLVYVDMGLLPYFGLPPGYHFGGHVVVVAGYEPRTEQVLIADRDEELHPVDWDVLEQARGSACRPFPPRHTWYTFDFGKARDPRPEDVRAAIAEVCDGMLDPPIANLGVPGIRKAAEQTLRWPEALGTAALRRTCFTTALMIDARGGTGGGIFRYLYARFLDEAAIITGDVHLAELGYELTAIGDRWEDVAATFAAAAELDDPAVALESATTPLHDIADREEFVWQRLRALVNRDIT